One region of Dokdonia sp. 4H-3-7-5 genomic DNA includes:
- the rsgA gene encoding ribosome small subunit-dependent GTPase A, whose product MTGTVYKSTGSWYTVKADDGQWFECRIKGKFRIQGIKSTNPVSVGDVVDFDLDTKSDVETGVITKIHDRDNYIVRKSVNLSKQTHIIASNVDTVFLLVTLNNPPTFTAFIDRFLVTAEAYHIKAVLLFNKIDTYNEEEIMEIKYLAAMYREIGYECVGISAITGKNIDTVKEMMMGKTCMFTGHSGVGKSTLVNAIEPTLDLKTKQISVQHSQGQHTTTFAEMFDLHFDARIIDTPGIKGFGIVDMEREEIGDYFPEFFALKSECKFNNCLHLEEPKCAVKEALDNDELHWSRYKSYTQMLEGDDEQHYRKDHYPEEQ is encoded by the coding sequence ATGACAGGAACTGTATATAAATCTACTGGAAGTTGGTACACCGTAAAAGCGGATGACGGCCAGTGGTTTGAATGTAGAATAAAAGGAAAATTCCGTATTCAAGGAATTAAGAGTACAAACCCAGTTTCGGTAGGTGATGTTGTAGATTTTGATCTTGACACCAAAAGTGATGTAGAGACAGGCGTGATTACAAAAATACACGATAGAGATAACTACATTGTACGTAAGTCTGTAAACCTCTCTAAACAAACTCATATCATTGCAAGTAACGTAGACACCGTGTTCTTACTAGTGACACTCAATAATCCGCCTACTTTTACGGCTTTTATAGATCGTTTTCTGGTAACTGCAGAGGCTTATCATATTAAAGCGGTTTTACTTTTTAATAAGATTGATACGTATAACGAAGAGGAAATCATGGAGATAAAATATCTTGCGGCAATGTATCGTGAGATAGGGTATGAGTGTGTAGGCATTTCGGCAATTACAGGAAAGAATATCGATACTGTAAAGGAGATGATGATGGGTAAGACGTGTATGTTTACAGGTCATTCTGGAGTAGGAAAATCTACGCTGGTAAATGCTATCGAACCTACCTTAGATCTCAAAACAAAGCAAATTAGCGTACAGCACAGTCAAGGACAACACACGACAACTTTTGCAGAGATGTTTGATCTACATTTTGACGCACGAATTATAGATACTCCTGGAATTAAAGGTTTTGGAATTGTAGATATGGAACGTGAAGAAATAGGAGACTATTTTCCTGAGTTTTTCGCTTTAAAAAGCGAGTGTAAATTCAATAATTGTTTACACCTCGAAGAACCTAAATGTGCTGTAAAAGAAGCGCTAGATAATGATGAACTCCACTGGTCGCGTTATAAAAGTTATACCCAAATGCTAGAAGGGGATGACGAACAGCATTACAGAAAAGATCACTACCCAGAAGAGCAATAA
- a CDS encoding 3-phosphoshikimate 1-carboxyvinyltransferase, whose translation MLLKVQHTAASTSGEIQITGSKSETNRLLILQALFDGIVVKNISNSDDAAVMQKALASTESEVDIYHAGTAMRFLTAYFSIQEGRETLLTGSERMQQRPMAILVEALQQLGAQVSYVKNDGYPPLHIKGSKLTKSEVTLKANVSSQYISALMMMGAALENGLTIHLDGKITSVPYINMTLALLHQLDIEATFVGQIITIKPGRTSRAHREITVESDWSSASYFYSIVALSRKRTLDTSITISSYKEDSLQGDAVLQDIYKQLGVVSEFSGDKLTLSLAKDFELPETITLDLANAPDIAQTIAVTCLGLGVGCHLTGLHTLKIKETDRLEALREEITKLGGGIMITDTDLTLLPQEAALNENITIATYHDHRMAMAFAPLALSVPLLIDDAGVVSKSYPDFWKDLETLGFGQEIIG comes from the coding sequence ATGCTCTTAAAAGTACAACATACTGCAGCCAGCACTAGTGGTGAGATACAAATCACAGGGTCAAAAAGTGAGACTAACAGACTGCTTATTTTACAAGCGCTCTTTGATGGTATTGTAGTAAAGAATATTTCAAATAGTGATGATGCTGCGGTGATGCAAAAGGCACTAGCGTCTACAGAAAGTGAGGTAGATATTTACCATGCAGGTACGGCAATGCGTTTTCTTACCGCTTATTTTTCTATACAAGAAGGTAGAGAGACGTTGCTCACGGGTAGCGAGCGCATGCAGCAACGCCCTATGGCAATATTGGTAGAAGCATTGCAGCAGTTAGGTGCTCAGGTTTCTTATGTAAAAAATGATGGGTATCCGCCGCTTCATATTAAAGGAAGCAAACTCACAAAAAGTGAGGTTACGCTCAAGGCAAATGTGAGCAGCCAGTATATCTCTGCACTTATGATGATGGGAGCAGCGCTAGAAAATGGACTTACCATTCATCTCGATGGTAAAATCACTTCGGTGCCATATATAAACATGACGCTAGCACTATTACACCAGCTAGACATTGAGGCTACATTTGTAGGTCAGATTATAACTATCAAACCAGGAAGAACGAGTAGAGCGCATAGAGAAATCACAGTAGAGTCAGACTGGAGTAGTGCTTCGTACTTTTATAGTATTGTTGCGCTTTCGCGAAAGCGTACTTTAGATACTTCTATCACCATAAGTAGTTATAAAGAGGATAGCTTGCAGGGTGATGCAGTATTGCAAGATATTTACAAGCAGCTAGGTGTAGTTTCTGAATTTAGTGGAGATAAACTTACCTTGTCACTAGCCAAAGATTTTGAACTTCCTGAAACAATCACTTTGGATCTTGCAAATGCGCCAGACATTGCGCAGACTATAGCAGTTACCTGTTTAGGACTTGGTGTAGGATGTCATCTTACGGGATTGCATACCCTCAAAATAAAAGAAACAGACAGGCTAGAAGCACTACGAGAAGAGATTACAAAGCTAGGCGGTGGGATTATGATAACAGATACAGACCTTACGTTACTGCCACAAGAAGCAGCGCTTAACGAGAATATTACGATTGCGACATATCATGATCATCGTATGGCAATGGCTTTTGCGCCACTAGCGCTATCGGTTCCATTGTTGATAGATGATGCGGGTGTGGTGTCTAAGTCATATCCAGATTTTTGGAAAGATTTAGAAACTTTAGGCTTTGGTCAAGAGATAATTGGCTAA
- the queA gene encoding tRNA preQ1(34) S-adenosylmethionine ribosyltransferase-isomerase QueA, giving the protein MKLSHFNFDLPDELLADRPAENRDESRLMVLNRKEQTIEHKMFKDIIDYFEPEDVMVLNNTKVFPARLYGNKEKTGARIEVFLLRELNSETRLWDVLVDPARKIRIGNKLYFGDDESLVAEVIDNTTSRGRTLRFLYDGSYEEFRKKLTSLGETPLPKYINREVEPEDEDRYQTIYATEEGAVAAPTAGLHFSKHLLKRLEIKGVDFAEVTLHVGLGTFSAVEVEDLSKHKMDSEEAYIHKPATEIINKALKEKRRICAVGTTSMRVMESAVSSNHTLNEFGGWTNKFIFPPYDFSIANCMITNFHTPKSTLLMMVSAFAGHDFMKRAYEEAVKEKYKFYSYGDAMLII; this is encoded by the coding sequence ATGAAGTTATCACATTTTAACTTTGATTTGCCAGATGAATTACTAGCAGATCGCCCAGCCGAAAATCGCGACGAGTCACGCCTTATGGTACTTAACCGAAAAGAGCAGACTATAGAGCACAAAATGTTTAAAGACATTATTGATTATTTTGAGCCGGAAGATGTGATGGTGCTTAATAATACCAAGGTTTTTCCAGCACGTTTATACGGTAATAAAGAAAAAACTGGAGCACGTATCGAGGTATTCTTGCTTAGAGAACTTAACTCAGAAACACGCCTATGGGATGTTCTTGTAGATCCAGCACGTAAAATACGTATAGGTAACAAGTTGTACTTTGGTGACGATGAGAGTCTAGTAGCAGAAGTAATTGATAACACAACATCAAGAGGACGTACACTTCGTTTCTTATATGATGGATCTTACGAGGAGTTTAGAAAAAAGCTAACTTCACTAGGAGAGACGCCATTACCTAAATATATTAATAGAGAGGTAGAGCCAGAAGATGAAGATCGCTACCAGACTATTTATGCAACAGAAGAAGGAGCTGTAGCCGCGCCTACTGCAGGTTTACACTTCTCAAAGCACTTGCTTAAGCGTCTTGAGATTAAAGGAGTAGACTTTGCTGAGGTTACACTACACGTAGGTCTAGGAACTTTCAGCGCAGTTGAGGTAGAAGATCTATCTAAGCATAAAATGGATAGTGAAGAGGCATATATACATAAGCCAGCAACAGAAATTATCAATAAAGCGCTAAAGGAAAAACGTCGTATTTGTGCCGTAGGTACAACCTCGATGAGAGTGATGGAAAGTGCTGTTTCTAGTAACCATACACTTAATGAGTTTGGTGGATGGACTAACAAATTCATCTTCCCTCCATACGACTTTAGTATCGCAAACTGTATGATTACAAACTTTCATACACCTAAGTCTACTTTGTTAATGATGGTTTCTGCATTTGCAGGTCACGATTTTATGAAGAGAGCTTATGAAGAAGCAGTAAAAGAGAAATATAAATTCTACTCTTACGGAGACGCAATGTTGATTATCTAA
- a CDS encoding nucleotide pyrophosphohydrolase has product MNISDSQQAVDDWIKAHGVRYFNELTNMAQLTEEVGEVARIIARRYGEQSEKESDKGKDLGEELADVMFVVLCLANQTGVNLQEAFDKKLDIKTKRDHDRHHNNEKLK; this is encoded by the coding sequence ATGAACATTTCAGACTCACAACAAGCAGTAGACGATTGGATAAAAGCTCACGGAGTGCGCTATTTTAATGAACTTACTAATATGGCTCAGCTTACTGAAGAGGTAGGAGAAGTGGCGCGCATCATCGCACGTCGCTATGGGGAGCAGAGTGAGAAAGAAAGTGATAAAGGTAAAGATCTAGGTGAGGAACTTGCAGATGTCATGTTTGTAGTATTATGCCTGGCAAATCAGACTGGAGTTAATCTTCAGGAAGCCTTTGATAAAAAGCTTGATATAAAGACTAAGCGTGATCACGATCGTCATCACAATAATGAGAAATTGAAATAA
- a CDS encoding DUF3857 domain-containing protein, which yields MNKQQLVLLLLSFLAQKTISQNYNFGKLNERHFEVNLTDLQKKASAAILFKNRTSKFTIEDDREGWFVASTHYKVIKVLNNDGLNEGDISVRIYKNDGKEERVFDIKANTYTFTEGILKKTKLNKKDIYVNEINNNWNEVSFAIPDVKVGSIFELSYEVYSPFWKIDDLVYQENVPVLKYHSEVFLPSFFTFNRFKKGYLPSQSNDQYHWKSVNISTSSDGGYGSVSHRSGLANLSFDQLESTLDLTDVPALRKEDFTNNIENYRGSLIYELASYEIEPGNKVQISTDWENVSQQIFDNNHFGKAISDRKFLNAEANRFRQIGTSKSESISKVFEYIKKSMAWNGKNGKFAEKSLKEAFEIGSGNIAEINLNLVALLRQAGFIAYPVLASTKAHGVPSYPTLEGFNYVLAVVFLDDEYILLDASEKLAPPGVLPNRVINWEGLILRKNSTPKKINLFPTIKSRNDILVDATLGADGVIKGKYKQRGTLNEALEMRNDMLLIDKSNLAERKFTEYQLADISNFKIDNTSLDRPFTIGFDFTSDAFVEKIGSKLYVSSTLFLKEKSKILLSEDRLYPIDFEYPKVHRKSVILNIPEGYKVESLPKPVNLTLKEGELSYILNVNVQNGNVQIILEETINTALMRPPSFSNIKKFFEGKMNAENQKIVLIKK from the coding sequence ATGAATAAACAACAATTAGTTTTGCTCCTTCTAAGCTTTTTAGCGCAGAAAACTATTTCTCAAAATTATAATTTTGGTAAATTAAATGAACGTCATTTTGAAGTTAATTTAACAGATCTACAAAAGAAGGCTTCTGCAGCTATTCTTTTTAAGAACCGTACATCCAAGTTTACTATTGAAGATGATCGTGAAGGATGGTTTGTTGCTTCAACACATTATAAGGTTATTAAAGTTCTCAATAATGATGGTTTAAATGAAGGTGATATTAGTGTGAGAATTTATAAAAATGATGGTAAAGAAGAACGAGTTTTTGATATAAAAGCAAACACTTACACTTTTACCGAGGGGATTTTGAAAAAAACAAAACTAAATAAAAAGGACATATATGTTAATGAGATAAATAACAACTGGAATGAAGTAAGTTTTGCAATACCTGATGTTAAGGTAGGAAGTATCTTTGAGTTAAGCTATGAGGTTTATTCTCCTTTTTGGAAAATTGATGATTTAGTCTACCAAGAAAATGTTCCAGTACTTAAGTATCATTCCGAAGTTTTTTTACCAAGTTTCTTTACATTTAATAGATTTAAAAAAGGCTATCTACCTTCTCAGTCAAACGATCAATATCATTGGAAATCAGTAAATATCTCCACTTCTTCTGATGGAGGATATGGTTCAGTTAGTCATAGGTCTGGTTTAGCAAACTTAAGTTTTGACCAGCTAGAAAGTACATTGGACCTTACTGATGTGCCAGCCCTTAGAAAAGAAGACTTTACAAATAATATTGAGAATTATAGAGGTAGTCTTATTTACGAATTAGCTTCCTATGAAATTGAACCAGGAAACAAAGTTCAAATTTCAACGGATTGGGAAAATGTTTCTCAACAAATTTTTGATAATAATCATTTTGGAAAAGCAATAAGTGATAGAAAATTTCTTAATGCAGAAGCGAATCGATTTCGTCAGATCGGAACAAGTAAATCAGAATCCATTTCTAAGGTTTTTGAGTACATAAAGAAGTCCATGGCTTGGAATGGAAAAAACGGCAAATTTGCAGAAAAATCACTCAAAGAAGCATTTGAAATTGGCAGTGGAAATATTGCAGAAATCAACCTTAATTTAGTCGCATTATTACGACAAGCGGGGTTTATCGCTTATCCGGTACTTGCAAGTACAAAGGCCCACGGTGTTCCGTCATATCCTACATTAGAGGGCTTTAATTATGTCCTTGCAGTAGTTTTTCTTGATGATGAATATATACTTCTAGATGCATCAGAAAAGTTAGCGCCGCCAGGTGTTTTGCCTAATCGTGTAATAAATTGGGAGGGATTGATTCTACGAAAAAATTCAACTCCTAAGAAAATCAATTTATTTCCGACAATAAAGAGTCGTAATGATATTTTAGTAGACGCAACCTTGGGAGCAGATGGTGTCATAAAAGGAAAGTATAAACAAAGAGGGACATTAAATGAAGCATTGGAAATGCGAAACGATATGCTCTTAATAGATAAAAGTAACCTTGCGGAAAGAAAATTTACAGAGTATCAGCTTGCTGACATCTCTAATTTTAAGATCGATAATACATCATTAGATAGACCATTTACAATAGGTTTTGATTTTACGAGTGACGCATTCGTTGAAAAAATTGGAAGTAAATTGTATGTATCAAGTACATTATTTTTAAAAGAAAAATCTAAAATACTTTTGAGCGAAGATAGACTGTATCCAATAGATTTTGAATACCCTAAAGTGCATAGAAAGTCTGTTATATTAAATATACCAGAGGGTTATAAGGTTGAGTCTTTGCCAAAACCCGTTAATCTTACTTTGAAGGAAGGAGAATTATCTTATATATTAAATGTTAATGTTCAAAATGGAAATGTACAAATAATATTAGAAGAAACAATTAATACAGCTTTAATGCGTCCACCATCATTTTCAAATATTAAAAAGTTTTTTGAGGGTAAAATGAATGCCGAAAATCAAAAAATTGTACTTATTAAAAAATAA
- a CDS encoding DUF3857 and transglutaminase domain-containing protein yields MNKLILLIFITSLSATTCLAQNYKFGKVSKEELMQDVHPNEPEADAAILYRLFRTKFNYTNDEGFTATTNFQDRIKIYNEKGNDWASVSIFLYTGSGGAESISGLKAYTYNLDGKIEKTKLDRKNIFEDEVNENYTKVTFSMPNIKSGSIIEYEYSIRSPYLTTFDKYYFQESIPVDVVEMTVAAPEYLVYKTHRNGWVPFSIAKSSREGNLQISYKEKSTSKIKQPENRTRNIKYREDVSEVNLKNVPSLKLEPYAGNINNYRTTLQFELEMTRFPNDSPEFFTTSWDEVASTIYKSSDFGSQLNRQSFFKDEVDKLIAGMSEKEKAIKIYDYVRNKITWNGNYGIFVENGTASTFKNKSGNIADINLLLVSMLKYAGIKADPVLLGTKSHGIYLFPTRTGFNAVIAGVEIEGELVLLDASDKLGSPNVLKSQLLNWFGGRMVEDDGTSKAISLKNATAIHYALANVNLDDTGIASASVKNRFANNYASEMRKSLYGKEETELNTAVSAEFNDTEIENLNVSDLLNTYKPLSVSFDADVASYFETIGDKIYLNPLFFYSTDENLFKSDERTLPVDFDYSRSDRITINISIPEDYVVESLPEPLVVSMVDGIASYKYNISNATAGLSISVQRTIDTPLVAVDYYKSLKAFFEMIIKKESEKVVFKKA; encoded by the coding sequence ATGAATAAATTAATACTTCTCATTTTTATTACAAGTTTATCTGCAACAACTTGCTTAGCACAAAATTATAAATTTGGAAAAGTCTCTAAAGAGGAACTGATGCAAGATGTGCACCCTAATGAGCCGGAAGCTGATGCTGCAATTTTATATAGATTATTTAGAACAAAATTCAATTACACTAATGACGAGGGCTTCACAGCAACCACAAATTTTCAAGATCGTATAAAAATTTATAACGAGAAAGGTAATGATTGGGCATCAGTTAGCATATTCCTTTATACTGGCTCAGGAGGTGCGGAAAGTATAAGTGGTCTCAAAGCGTACACGTATAATCTTGATGGAAAAATAGAGAAAACTAAATTAGACAGAAAGAATATTTTCGAAGACGAGGTTAATGAGAATTATACTAAGGTAACTTTTTCGATGCCCAATATAAAAAGCGGATCGATTATAGAATATGAATATAGTATAAGGTCGCCGTATTTAACCACTTTTGATAAGTATTACTTTCAAGAATCAATACCTGTTGATGTAGTAGAAATGACTGTAGCTGCCCCTGAGTATCTTGTTTATAAAACTCATCGTAATGGTTGGGTACCTTTTTCTATTGCCAAAAGTTCACGAGAGGGTAATCTTCAAATAAGTTACAAGGAAAAATCAACTTCTAAAATTAAACAACCAGAAAATAGAACTCGAAATATAAAGTATAGAGAAGATGTTTCTGAAGTAAATTTAAAAAATGTACCATCTCTTAAATTAGAGCCTTATGCGGGTAATATAAATAATTACCGTACTACTTTACAGTTTGAATTAGAAATGACTCGTTTCCCTAACGATTCACCAGAATTTTTTACAACAAGCTGGGATGAGGTTGCGAGTACTATTTATAAATCTTCAGATTTTGGATCTCAACTTAATAGACAGAGTTTTTTCAAGGATGAGGTTGATAAATTAATTGCTGGAATGTCCGAAAAGGAAAAGGCAATAAAGATTTATGATTATGTCAGGAATAAAATAACGTGGAATGGCAATTACGGGATTTTTGTAGAGAATGGAACAGCTAGTACCTTCAAAAACAAATCTGGAAACATAGCAGATATTAATCTGTTGCTGGTGTCGATGTTGAAGTATGCAGGAATCAAGGCAGATCCTGTTTTGTTAGGTACAAAATCTCATGGAATTTACCTTTTTCCTACGAGAACTGGATTTAATGCTGTTATAGCGGGAGTAGAGATAGAAGGGGAATTAGTATTGTTAGATGCTTCAGATAAATTAGGTAGTCCTAATGTATTGAAAAGTCAATTACTCAATTGGTTTGGAGGAAGAATGGTTGAAGATGATGGTACATCTAAGGCAATAAGCTTAAAAAATGCAACAGCAATACACTATGCCCTTGCTAATGTAAATTTAGATGATACGGGAATTGCCAGTGCATCAGTAAAAAATAGATTTGCAAATAATTATGCGTCTGAAATGCGAAAGTCTTTATATGGTAAAGAAGAGACTGAACTTAATACAGCAGTCTCTGCAGAATTTAATGATACAGAAATAGAAAATCTGAATGTTTCTGACTTATTAAATACATACAAGCCATTAAGTGTATCTTTTGATGCAGATGTTGCTAGTTATTTTGAGACTATAGGTGATAAAATTTATTTGAACCCACTTTTTTTTTATAGTACAGACGAAAATTTATTCAAGTCTGATGAAAGAACACTACCTGTAGATTTTGATTATTCTCGTTCGGATCGAATAACCATCAATATAAGTATTCCTGAGGACTACGTTGTAGAGTCTCTGCCAGAACCATTAGTGGTTTCTATGGTGGATGGTATAGCTTCTTATAAATATAATATCTCGAACGCTACGGCAGGTTTGTCTATTTCAGTGCAACGAACTATAGATACACCATTAGTAGCAGTAGATTATTATAAATCTTTAAAAGCTTTTTTTGAGATGATTATTAAGAAAGAAAGTGAGAAAGTTGTCTTCAAGAAAGCCTAG
- a CDS encoding DUF3857 domain-containing protein has protein sequence MRFLYFLALLGFTSVMYSQDFNYAITDIPEELTNNANSVVRLDQYFIDIPDIARIATTHKRIVTVLNKLGNNDVGSSIYYDNSSRVKSIKATVYDALGNEVKKYKQRDFNDASATDGFSLHSDARVLYLNYTPSSYPYTIVVESEKISKTTAFIPPVYSNTNYYSSTQKIEYDISYNPSLGLRYIHEGDRKDFFIREESGALHIEARNIMAVSPEAFAPSFNTIVEHIIFGLDRFNLEGVNGKADDWLVFGKWMDDNLLNGTQDLPEDTIKTIKELVVGIDDPIIRARKVYNFVQNKVRYVSIQIGIGGWKPMLSSKVDEVGYGDCKALSMYTKALLEVANVPSYYTVVYGDSDKRDIRPDFASVQGNHVILTLPQEDNSYVWLECTDQQVPFGFIAGFTDDRDVLIVTPEGGEIIHTKKYTAQDNFQYLKGTYTLNNSGDIMAEVRMSSGGIQYKVRSKLDKDNDDERKKYYYDFWNYINNLQLGDFTFKNNKIDAIFVEKISFTARNYATLAGQEMIVPINAFNRFSAFPAGAIERTQDVSVARGFSDTDSTEIVIPSNYIVQYIPENVTLDTEFGRYAIAFEKISENTLSYKRSLILNEGAYDKSNYKEFRSFLRKVAINDKQKMILVSK, from the coding sequence ATGCGTTTTCTTTACTTTCTTGCCCTCTTAGGCTTTACTTCTGTGATGTATAGCCAAGATTTTAACTATGCTATAACTGATATTCCTGAGGAGTTAACAAACAATGCAAATAGTGTAGTACGATTAGATCAATATTTTATAGATATTCCAGATATAGCGCGTATTGCTACTACTCATAAGCGTATCGTTACAGTGCTTAATAAACTTGGTAATAACGATGTTGGTTCGTCAATCTATTATGATAATTCTTCTCGGGTCAAGAGTATAAAGGCAACAGTTTATGATGCTCTTGGTAATGAGGTTAAAAAGTATAAGCAGCGTGATTTTAACGATGCGAGTGCTACAGACGGTTTTAGCTTACATTCAGATGCAAGAGTTTTATATTTAAATTATACACCCAGTTCTTATCCTTATACAATTGTTGTGGAGAGTGAGAAAATATCTAAAACTACTGCATTTATACCGCCAGTGTATAGTAACACTAATTATTATAGCAGCACACAAAAGATTGAGTACGATATTTCCTACAATCCATCTCTTGGATTACGATATATACATGAAGGCGATCGTAAGGATTTTTTTATAAGAGAAGAAAGTGGAGCACTACACATCGAGGCAAGAAATATTATGGCCGTCTCTCCCGAAGCATTTGCGCCAAGTTTTAATACCATAGTTGAGCACATCATTTTTGGCCTAGATAGATTTAATTTAGAAGGTGTAAATGGGAAGGCAGATGATTGGTTAGTATTTGGGAAATGGATGGATGATAACCTATTGAATGGAACTCAGGATCTGCCAGAAGACACAATAAAGACTATAAAAGAATTAGTAGTTGGAATTGATGATCCTATTATTAGAGCTCGGAAAGTGTATAATTTTGTACAAAACAAAGTGAGATACGTGAGTATACAAATAGGGATAGGTGGCTGGAAACCAATGTTGTCATCTAAGGTAGATGAAGTGGGATATGGTGATTGTAAAGCTTTGTCAATGTATACTAAAGCACTGCTAGAGGTTGCAAATGTCCCATCCTATTATACAGTGGTATATGGCGATTCAGATAAAAGAGATATACGCCCAGATTTTGCTAGTGTGCAAGGCAATCACGTTATACTAACACTACCTCAAGAAGACAATAGTTATGTGTGGTTAGAGTGTACAGATCAACAAGTGCCTTTTGGCTTTATTGCGGGATTTACAGATGATAGAGATGTGCTAATAGTCACCCCAGAAGGTGGTGAGATCATTCATACTAAAAAATATACGGCTCAAGATAATTTTCAATATTTAAAAGGAACATATACACTAAATAATAGTGGTGATATTATGGCAGAAGTACGTATGTCATCTGGCGGTATCCAATATAAAGTTAGGAGCAAACTAGATAAAGACAACGATGATGAAAGAAAAAAGTATTACTATGATTTTTGGAATTATATAAATAACCTACAGTTAGGGGATTTTACCTTTAAGAACAATAAAATCGATGCTATTTTTGTTGAGAAAATTTCATTTACGGCTCGCAACTATGCCACTTTAGCAGGTCAAGAAATGATAGTGCCTATAAATGCATTTAATAGATTTTCTGCTTTTCCAGCAGGGGCAATTGAGCGTACACAGGACGTCTCTGTTGCCAGGGGATTTAGTGATACAGATAGTACAGAGATTGTTATTCCGTCTAATTATATCGTTCAATACATACCAGAGAATGTCACATTGGATACAGAATTTGGGAGGTATGCCATTGCGTTTGAAAAGATTTCAGAAAATACACTAAGCTACAAGCGATCGTTAATCCTTAACGAGGGAGCTTATGATAAATCTAATTATAAAGAATTTCGATCATTTTTACGTAAGGTGGCAATCAATGATAAGCAGAAGATGATTTTAGTGAGCAAATGA
- the dtd gene encoding D-aminoacyl-tRNA deacylase: MKAVIQRVTEASVTIDGIVKSEINQGLLVLLGVTHDDTINDIEWLTNKIIGLRIFSDNDGAMNLSVGDVDGDILVISQFTLYASTKKGNRPSFLEAARPDKAIPMYEEFVSTLSRKRTKPTYTGEFGADMKVQLLNDGPVTIVIDTKNRI, from the coding sequence ATGAAGGCAGTAATTCAGCGAGTAACAGAAGCCTCTGTCACTATAGACGGAATTGTAAAATCTGAGATAAACCAAGGGTTACTTGTGCTGCTAGGTGTTACTCATGATGACACGATAAATGATATTGAGTGGCTCACAAATAAAATAATTGGCCTACGAATTTTTAGTGATAATGATGGCGCAATGAACCTTTCTGTAGGTGATGTAGATGGAGACATTTTGGTGATTAGCCAGTTTACGTTATATGCGAGTACCAAGAAGGGCAACCGTCCTTCATTTTTAGAAGCAGCACGACCAGATAAGGCAATCCCTATGTATGAGGAGTTTGTAAGTACGCTTTCGCGAAAGCGTACTAAACCTACGTATACAGGAGAGTTTGGTGCAGATATGAAGGTTCAATTGCTTAATGATGGGCCTGTTACGATTGTGATTGATACAAAAAACCGTATTTAA